One genomic region from Syntrophales bacterium encodes:
- a CDS encoding PilZ domain-containing protein — MEPNNRKRTRVSVHFEIGVLLANETNPITTQIVNISMTGILCKSRPSFQRDAPCRVILSLNDESRIVIDSKILRVGSRETAISFASMDEESFSLLRNIVRYNTVKPDLIEQEFQTDAFGGLPD, encoded by the coding sequence GTGGAGCCAAACAATAGAAAACGTACACGCGTTTCCGTCCACTTTGAAATCGGGGTTTTACTCGCTAATGAGACAAATCCCATCACAACGCAGATCGTCAATATCAGTATGACCGGCATTCTCTGCAAATCCCGGCCATCTTTTCAGAGGGATGCCCCCTGCCGGGTGATTTTGTCATTGAATGACGAATCGCGGATAGTTATCGATTCGAAGATTTTAAGGGTCGGGTCACGAGAAACAGCCATAAGTTTTGCATCAATGGATGAGGAAAGCTTCTCTTTGCTCAGAAATATTGTGCGGTATAATACGGTGAAGCCTGATCTTATCGAGCAGGAGTTTCAGACAGATGCCTTTGGCGGTCTGCCGGATTGA